A window of the Flavobacteriales bacterium genome harbors these coding sequences:
- a CDS encoding DUF1987 family protein, whose protein sequence is MKNTLKYPQEKTVLNVYIEYFNTVGSKRILWVFEKVQSIENAEINWYCLSDEEDMQDCGEDYKSILHIPFNIIKTEHRDLSEIIQE, encoded by the coding sequence TTGAAGAATACTCTAAAATACCCTCAAGAAAAAACTGTCTTAAATGTGTATATAGAATATTTTAATACCGTTGGTTCTAAAAGGATTCTCTGGGTATTTGAAAAAGTACAAAGTATAGAAAATGCAGAAATTAACTGGTACTGTCTTTCGGATGAAGAAGACATGCAGGATTGTGGCGAGGATTATAAATCTATATTACATATTCCTTTCAATATTATCAAAACTGAGCATCGCGATCTCTCAGAAATAATTCAAGAATAA
- a CDS encoding SET domain-containing protein-lysine N-methyltransferase translates to MANKSIQLIDILKTDFDIRDTELKGKALFTKRRFKKGDLVLSITGERIDQRNMYTVEIGKDIHIEPSNEVKYLTHSCDPNLGVRNNTDLIALRDIEAEEEINFDYAMTEYVIASPFICTNCSMFCRGNIGGFKTLPEEFKTRYKGYISAHLLSQ, encoded by the coding sequence TTGGCAAACAAATCAATCCAATTGATAGATATTTTGAAAACTGATTTTGACATAAGGGATACAGAATTAAAAGGCAAAGCACTTTTTACAAAACGCAGATTTAAAAAAGGCGACCTTGTTCTTTCCATTACAGGAGAAAGAATTGATCAAAGGAATATGTACACCGTTGAAATCGGAAAAGATATTCATATAGAACCTTCCAACGAAGTTAAATACTTAACTCATTCTTGCGATCCCAACCTAGGTGTAAGAAACAATACTGATTTAATTGCCCTTCGAGATATTGAGGCCGAAGAAGAAATCAACTTCGATTATGCAATGACTGAGTACGTTATTGCCAGTCCTTTTATTTGTACTAATTGCTCCATGTTTTGCAGAGGTAATATCGGAGGCTTCAAAACACTTCCAGAAGAATTCAAAACCCGTTACAAGGGTTATATATCGGCTCATTTATTATCTCAATAA
- a CDS encoding TolC family protein: MRLGQNYIKYSLILLTTILLGTKTEGQDLNLTQEVLYVKLEDVLEITGTKSLIIDEYKQRLKIAKAEKKIADQWWLPSIYGGITKHSLNGAVMNADGAIYNNINQSNAWAGLGASAEWDLSKALFLTKSSKQKLQALKQISTAEKNKAVLKAVYTFLDMQAEHSKELAIADLLVNKAEDITKQISIQVELGIRYKSELYLSQARLGHFKIQRLEANRKYRIKAAELANLLNADANVRVESADHSVTGVAIIDDTQNSPPLLLAKQRPEFKGLEMEINSLRTGKRAITTGMWLPDVKLNTYQSMFGGNISNSSPTNLLNMGIVWKIPLANLIGKGEIKKHNGLIGLHENKLKQFQNLAIQEAVNAREQSKISAQMMKISDEALQVAAQAMLQSIERQMMGTAQPFEVFQAQEYYLQAKLDYILAVTSFNKAQYSMYIALGNNF, encoded by the coding sequence ATGAGATTAGGCCAAAACTATATTAAATACAGTCTGATTTTATTAACGACCATTCTATTGGGGACTAAGACAGAAGGACAAGATCTAAATCTAACCCAAGAGGTTTTGTACGTAAAACTTGAGGACGTTTTAGAAATAACTGGCACCAAGAGCTTAATAATAGATGAATACAAACAACGTCTAAAAATTGCAAAAGCCGAAAAGAAAATTGCTGATCAGTGGTGGCTTCCAAGCATTTACGGAGGTATAACAAAACATTCATTAAATGGCGCTGTAATGAACGCCGATGGTGCCATTTATAATAATATAAATCAATCTAATGCATGGGCAGGACTTGGCGCATCTGCAGAATGGGACTTATCTAAAGCACTCTTCTTAACTAAATCTTCAAAGCAAAAACTACAGGCCCTCAAACAGATAAGTACTGCAGAAAAGAACAAGGCAGTCCTAAAAGCAGTTTATACATTTTTAGATATGCAAGCCGAGCATTCGAAAGAGTTAGCTATAGCAGATCTTTTAGTAAATAAGGCTGAAGACATTACTAAACAGATAAGCATCCAAGTAGAGTTGGGCATTCGATATAAATCGGAGCTATATCTATCACAAGCAAGGTTGGGTCATTTTAAAATCCAACGATTAGAGGCCAATAGAAAGTACAGAATAAAAGCAGCCGAGTTAGCAAATCTTTTGAATGCAGATGCTAATGTTCGCGTTGAAAGTGCTGACCATAGCGTTACCGGAGTTGCAATTATTGATGACACACAGAACTCCCCTCCTCTTTTACTAGCAAAGCAAAGACCAGAATTCAAAGGTTTAGAAATGGAAATAAACAGTTTAAGAACCGGAAAAAGAGCTATTACCACTGGTATGTGGCTACCAGATGTAAAACTAAATACATATCAATCGATGTTTGGGGGAAACATTTCGAACAGCTCCCCTACAAACCTTTTAAACATGGGTATTGTATGGAAAATCCCCTTAGCAAACCTTATAGGTAAAGGAGAAATAAAAAAACATAATGGCCTTATAGGGCTTCACGAAAATAAATTAAAGCAGTTCCAAAACTTGGCGATCCAAGAGGCCGTTAACGCAAGAGAGCAATCAAAAATATCTGCACAAATGATGAAGATATCTGACGAAGCATTACAGGTAGCAGCTCAAGCCATGCTCCAAAGTATAGAGAGACAAATGATGGGAACAGCACAGCCATTTGAAGTTTTCCAAGCGCAAGAGTATTACCTACAAGCTAAACTAGACTACATTCTAGCCGTTACTAGTTTCAATAAAGCACAATATTCAATGTACATTGCGTTAGGGAACAACTTTTAA